From Lycium ferocissimum isolate CSIRO_LF1 chromosome 12, AGI_CSIRO_Lferr_CH_V1, whole genome shotgun sequence, one genomic window encodes:
- the LOC132041198 gene encoding ubiquitin-conjugating enzyme E2 32 isoform X1, which translates to MASVDKYNMKNPAVKRILQELKEMQSNPSHDFMSLPLEENIFEWQFAIRGPGDSEFEGGIYHGRIQLPAEYPFKPPSFMLLTPNGRFETQTKICLSISNHHPEHWQPSWSVRTALVALIAFMPTSPNGALGSLDYTKEERRALAIKSRETAPRYGTPERQKLMDEIHEYMLSKAPPVPQATSSPAPEEQNINREDEVQVSPENPTDEAAEEMRPNPPVADTTTEERRELALDADPVQAPIEAPAVRPTEHRILHTPQQSVPRQADDRIFTWAAVGLTIAILALLLKKFMKANGHGAVFMDES; encoded by the exons ATGGCGTCAGTGGACAAGTATAATATGAAGAATCCAGCTGTGAAGAGAATATTACAGGAACTTAAAGAAATGCAATCTAATCCTTCTCATGATTTCATGAGCCTTCCTCTCGAG GAGAACATATTTGAATGGCAATTTGCAATCAGGGGTCCAGGAGACTCTGAGTTTGAAGGGGGGATTTATCATGGACGAATCCAGTTGCCTGCTGAATATCCTTTCAAGCCTCCTTCTTTCATGCTTTTGACT CCTAATGGACGTTTTGAAACCCAAACCAAGATATGTTTGAGTATTTCTAATCATCATCCTGAGCACTGGCAACCATCATGGAGTG TTCGGACCGCACTGGTAGCTCTGATCGCATTTATGCCTACCAGCCCAAATGGTGCCCTTGGATCCCTAGACTATACGAAGGAAGAAAGGCGTGCTTTAGCTATTAAATCTCGTGAAACGGCTCCAAGGTATGGGACTCCTGAGCGCCAGAAGCTGATGGACGAG ATACATGAATACATGCTAAGCaaagcacccccagttcctcaaGCTACTTCGTCACCAGCTCCTGAAGAACAGAATATTAACAGAGAGGACGAGGTCCAAGTGAGTCCAGAGAACCCTACCGACGAGGCTGCTGAAGAAATGCGTCCTAATCCACCTGTTGCTGACACAACTACTGAAGAGAGACGTGAATTGGCTTTAGATGCTGATCCTGTACAGGCACCTATAGAGGCCCCTGCTGTACGGCCCACTGAGCATCGGATATTGCATACACCTCAACAGAGTGTTCCGAGACAAGCTGATGACCGTATATTCACATGGGCAGCAGTTGGACTTACAATTGCTATACTTGCACTTCTGttaaagaaattcatgaaagctaATGGCCACGGTGCTGTCTTCATGGATGAATCCTAA
- the LOC132039257 gene encoding FIP1[III]-like protein, which yields MDDDDDFGDLYADVEVQASSAIINAIQTEVVNDVVDYNTIENAVNEEEKCESESESESEDDLNILLNDNECDNHGFDEDEIIEENEGLGQCSNSTENSNGEKNSYKNTRPPQAANSSHLKANGSSCVHSYSTAMVKCNWEDNGYTQRVGSGFAAQNGQNFSLPRSRNILDVNIDMFEKKPWQYPGADLTDYFNFGFDEDSWKQYCNCLDKHREQAKRVVKDSDYKTSKNSKPKGREIEVEESIIERQPSTDVGRPQDRDSGVVIQIALQESVEDRADSPKVQREASENGDVGGDRRDFLCFSSASEDELASLEGTVGGSGNSSSGRNTPVREHVSMDSDNYGNYEFSDADEHHHQEGAYCNVEQTSGAIESSHDANKSSERDISDPRKPIQLQEPLHGGGRDHSPGSSSCSLSHGGTSGDGTFLDFEKSHYHHTRLLSNAESRLWEKGKTDYVPVSGTHHIRTKSGNPKYFTRGRRSVQRDLVHDRRRPDRMSETIPAHLKDDDSRKSDARILYERRNSTVIQNRQRDRQYAFDSHEREDTSHFKRAVPFYSKAGRFSDYPCRDSYTKNPEKECQLKCRYDKNWSGSRTAKRKLDPLELSIYTDDELLERDRPHYGRRLTVQDMDSVSFHESEKWIDKYIPYLDDEKPGQRMWKIDQLQSSKRVRSDDLATECNYIYDITEKTDNRYRPFDNRDTNILEDGYHVNLTYFRREIRSPSRRKRRRDYSPSKSLNDICYMDLKDEEGRFDGYQPLSVRLYRESCTASTRWQSPELPCGRRRIFSGTRKCDGGQFANLTNSIGADQSIKYPGNQDYFKRRGCQQSEGLRWVEDENCSRYHQNILDAEKTSCLFRRTSSDRRFESFDNKHEPNLVEKVSDDRHVDQEKYKLMGEGNNASKFGQGSKPFHRDNHWRRFPRGKDSVDTGLVVENRESSGRCSKAGDVSYFGRSGYLDSDSYVELKPIDGTIEPHFRKTLGTRNLTSDPKQNDKARLDKFLDAEQEESLDIEEGQIISEEINEKVIKRRITCSGKSQISETKNLANDKNLEGQDSPRILEIMAKMEKRRERFKQPIALKSDSKNVSKPSVDSFAGTTEAMQPRPARNRRWVTSEAN from the exons ATGGACGACGACGATGATTTCGGCGATCTATACGCTGACGTGGAAGTACAAGCCAGCTCAGCAATCATCAATGCCATACAAACCGAAGTAGTCAACGACGTCGTTGACTACAATACAATCGAAAATGCAGTAAACGAAGAAGAGAAATGTGAGAGCGAGAGCGAAAGTGAAAGTGAAGATGACTTAAACATATTATTAAATGATAATGAATGTGATaatcatggatttgatgaagaTGAAATTATTGAGGAAAATGAAGGTTTAGGACAATGTTCAAATAGCACCGAAAACAGCAATGGAGAAAAAAACAGTTACAag AACACGAGACCTCCACAAGCAGCAAATTCAAGTCATCTCAAAGCCAATGGATCTTCTTGTGTACATTCTTACTCTACAGCAATGGTCAAGTGCAACTGGGAGGATAATGGCTACACGCAAAGGGTGGGCTCAGGCTTTGCTGCTCAAAATGGACAGAACTTCTCACTTCCTCGGTCGAG GAATATCTTGGAcgtgaatattgatatgtttgAGAAGAAACCTTGGCAGTATCCAGGCGCTGACTTGACagattattttaattttggatTTGATGAAGATAGCTGGAAACAGTATTGCAACTGCCTG GATAAGCACCGAGAACAAGCAAAAAGGGTAGTCAAAGATTCAGACTACAAGACTTCAAAAAATAGTAAG CCAAAAGGTAGAGAAATAGAGGTGGAAGAGAGCATTATTGAGCGTCAACCATCAACAGATGTGGGACGTCCACAGGATCGGGATTCTGGTGTTGTCATACAG ATTGCTTTGCAGGAGTCAGTGGAAGATCGCGCAGATTCTCCAAAAGTGCAGCGGGAAGCATCCGAGAATGGAGATGTTGGGGGAGATAGAAGggattttctttgtttcagtAGTGCCAGTGAAGATGAGCTAGCCAGCTTGGAAGGAACTGTGGGAGGATCAGGCAACTCCTCATCTGGAAG GAACACACCTGTTCGTGAGCATGTGTCTATGGACTCAGATAACTACGGAAATTATGAGTTCTCTGATGCAGATGAGCATCACCACCAAGAGGGGGCCTACTGTAATGTCGAACAAACCTCGGGAGCAATTGAATCTTCTCATGATGCAAATAAAAGCAGTGAGAGAGACATATCTGATCCAAGAAAACCTATACAGTTACAAGAACCTCTGCATGGTGGAGGCAGAGATCATAGCCCAGGTTCATCTTCTTGTTCTCTAAGTCATGGTGGCACATCTGGAGATGGGACTTTTCTTGACTTCGAGAaatctcattatcatcataCAAGGTTATTATCAAATGCAGAATCTAGGTTATGGGAGAAGGGTAAAACTGATTACGTGCCAGTTTCTGGAACCCATCATATCAGAACAAAGTCTGGCAATCCTAAATATTTTACACGAGGTAGAAGGTCTGTGCAAAGAGACCTGGTGCATGACAGAAGGCGGCCTGATAGAATGAGTGAAACAATTCCTGCTCACCTGAAAGATGACGATTCCCGTAAATCTGATGCTAGGATACTGTATGAAAGGCGTAATTCAACTGTGATCCAAAACAGACAGAGGGATAGACAATATGCGTTTGACTCTCATGAAAGGGAAGATACTTCACATTTTAAGAGGGCAGTACCCTTTTACTCTAAAGCAGGCCGATTTTCTGATTATCCATGCCGGGATTCTTATACAAAAAATCCTGAGAAGGAATGTCAGTTAAAATGCAGATATGACAAAAATTGGTCTGGCAGTCGAACCGCAAAAAGAAAGCTAGATCCTCTTGAACTATCAATATATACCGATGATGAATTATTGGAAAGAGATAGACCCCATTATGGGAGAAGACTCACTGTTCAGGACATGGACAGTGTTTCTTTTCATGAATCGGAAAAATGGATTGATAAGTATATTCCCTATTTAGATGATGAGAAACCCGGTCAACGAATGTGGAAAATAGATCAGCTGCAGAGTAGCAAGAGAGTGCGGAGTGATGATCTTGCAACTGAATGTAATTACATCTACGATATCACGGAAAAGACCGATAACAGATACCGACCATTCGACAACCGGGATACTAATATTTTAGAAGATGGCTATCATGTAAATTTGACTTATTTCAGAAGAGAAATTAGAAGCCCAAGTAGGAGAAAAAGGAGGAGAGATTACAGTCCCAGCAAAAGTTTAAATGATATATGTTACATGGATCTAAAGGATGAGGAAGGGAGATTTGACGGGTATCAACCTCTATCTGTTCGTTTGTATAGAGAATCTTGTACAGCTAGCACAAGGTGGCAGAGCCCTGAACTGCCATGTGGCAGACGCAGAATATTCAGTGGGACTAGGAAATGTGATGGTGGTCAGTTTGCTAATTTGACCAACTCCATTGGTGCCGATCAGTCGATTAAGTATCCTGGCAATCaggattattttaaaagaagagGGTGCCAGCAATCTGAAGGGTTGCGATGGGTTGAAGATGAAAATTGCTCAAGGTATCATCAAAATATACTAGATGCTGAGAAGACGTCATGTTTGTTCAGAAGAACTTCAAGTGACAGAAGGTTTGAGTCATTTGACAATAAACATGAACCCAACCTAGTAGAAAAGGTTTCGGATGACAGGCATGTGGATCAGGAAAAATACAAATTGATGGGGGAAGGCAATAATGCCAGTAAATTTGGTCAAGGGTCTAAACCTTTTCATAGAGATAATCATTGGAGGAGATTCCCAAGGGGGAAAGATTCTGTTGACACAGGCTTGGTTGTTGAGAACAGAGAG TCCTCTGGAAGATGCTCCAAAGCAGGGGATGTATCATACTTTGGCAGGTCTGGCTACTTGGATTCAGATAGTTATGTGGAGCTGAAGCCTATTGATGGAACTATCGAACCCCATTTCAGGAAGACACTTGGAACTCGAAACCTGACAAGTGATCCTAAACAAAATGATAAAGCAAGGCTTGATAAATTTTTAGATGCCGAGCAGGAAGAGTCTCTGGATATTGAAGAAGGTCAGATTATTTCTGAAGAAATTAACGAGAAAGTCATTAAAAGGAGAATCACATGTTCTGGCAAATCGCAAATCAGTGAAACGAAGAATTTGGCTAATGATAAAAATCTGGAGGGACAGGACAGCCCTAGGATTTTGGAGATCATGGCAAAGATGGAAAAGCGTAGAGAGCGTTTCAAGCAGCCTATTGCTCTCAAAAGTGATTCAAAGAATGTCTCTAAGCCTTCTGTTGATTCGTTTGCTGGCACAACAGAAGCGATGCAACCTAGACCAGCACGAAATAGGAGATGGGTTACAAGCGAGGCCAACTAA
- the LOC132039605 gene encoding aldehyde dehydrogenase 22A1: protein MAFWWPLIVIAIAFAICRFLLMLIPSNVPSIDVDTSDVLDDGNHMKDNSFIYIPSRRHTDKVQCYEPATMKYLGYFPALKPDEVKERVAQARKAQKIWAKSSFKQRRLFLRILLKYIIEHQDLICNISSRDTGKTMVDASLGEIMTTCEKIHWLLSEGEKWLKPEYRSCGRSMLHKIAKVEFSPLGVVGAIVSWNYPFHNIFNPMLAAVFSGNSIVIKVSEHASWSGCFYLRIIQTALAAVGAPENLVEVITGFAETGEALVSSVDKIIFVGSPGVGKMIMRSAADTLIPVTLELGGKDAFIVCEDVDVPHVAQVAARGALQSSGQNCAGAERFYIHKDVYSSFVAEVSKIVKSVIAGPPLSGKYDMGAICMQEHSEKLQYLVNDALDKGAEIVARGSVGNIGEGAVDQYFPPTVIVNVNHTMKLMQEEAFGPILSIMKFSSDEEAVQLANDSKYGLGCAVFSGSQRRARHIASQLHCGVAAVNDFASNYMCQSLPFGGVKDSGFGRFAGIEGLRACCLVKSVVEDRFWPLIKTKIPKPIQYPVAENGFEFQESLVETLYGLNIWDRLRALVNVLKLLSEQTPTPTSNRRRND from the exons ATGGCTTTCTGGTGGCCGTTGATTGTTATCGCCATCGCATTTGCGATCTGTAGATTTTTGTTAATGCTCATTCCTTCTAATGTTCCTTCTATTGATGTCGATACTTCTGATG TGTTGGACGACGGGAATCACATGAAAGATAACAGCTTCATTTAT ATTCCCTCAAGACGGCATACGGATAAAGTTCAGTGCTATGAACCTGCAACAATGAAGTACTTGGGTTATTTCCCGGCGCTGAAACCTGATGAG GTTAAGGAGCGGGTTGCACAGGCAAGGAAAGCTCAGAAGATATGGGCAAAGAGTAGCTTCAAGCAAAGACGTCTGTTTCTACGTATACTTCTGAAGTATATTATTGAACATCAAGACCTTATATGCAA TATCTCTTCACGTGATACTGGAAAAACAATGGTAGATGCCTCCTTGGGAGAAATAATGACTACATGTGAAAAAATCCATTGGCTTCTTTCAGAGGGTGAAAAGTGGCTAAAGCCTGAATACCG TTCATGTGGGAGATCAATGCTTCACAAGATTGCAAAAGTGGAATTTTCTCCTCTTGGTGTTGTTGGTGCTATTGTTTCATGGAATTACCCATTCCACAATATCTTTAATCCAATGTTGGCGGCAGTCTTCTCAGGGAACAGCATTGTGATAAag GTCTCAGAGCATGCCAGTTGGTCTGGGTGTTTCTATCTGAGAATAATTCAAACTGCTCTTGCTGCAGTCGGAGCTCCTGAGAACTTGGTAGAAGTTATAACAGG ATTTGCTGAAACTGGAGAAGCACTAGTATCCTCTGTCGACAAAATTATATTCGTTGGATCACCTGGTGTGGGCAAAATG ATCATGCGGAGTGCTGCAGATACACTGATACCAGTTACCCTTGAGCTTGGTGGAAAAGACGCATTTATTGTCTGTGAAGATGTTGATGTGCCGCAT GTTGCACAAGTTGCTGCTAGAGGAGCTCTCCAATCAAGCGGGCAGAATTGTGCTGGTGCAGAACGTTTTTATATTCACAAGGACGTTTACTCTTCTTTTGTTGCTGAAGTATCTAAAATTGTGAAATCAGTTATTGCT GGTCCTCCTCTGTCCGGGAAGTATGACATGGGAGCCATATGCATGCAAGAGCATTCTGAAAAGCTTCAATACCTAGTAAATGATGCTCTAGACAAAGGCGCTGAAATTGTTGCTCGAGGAAGTGTAGGCAATATTGGCGAAGGTGCTGTTGATCAGTACTTTCCTCCTACTGTGATCGTAAATGTAAATCACACGATGAAATTGATGCAGGAGGAG GCTTTTGGACCAATATTGTCAATAATGAAATTCAGCTCTGATGAAGAAGCTGTTCAACTTGCAAATGATTCAAAATATGGGCTTGGTTGTGCTGTATTTTCAGGCAGTCAGCGTCGTGCTAGGCATATAGCTTCACAATTACATTGTGGAGTGGCTGCTGTCAATGACTTTGCATCTAATTACATGTGTCAG TCCCTGCCATTTGGTGGAGTCAAAGACAGTGGATTTGGAAGATTTGCTGGTATTGAAGGATTACGAGCTTGTTGTCTTGTAAAGTCGGTTGTTGAGGACCGGTTTTGGCCTCTTATTAAAACCAAGATACCAAAGCCTATTCAG TATCCTGTTGCTGAAAACGGATTCGAGTTCCAAGAGTCTCTGGTGGAAACTCTTTATGGTTTGAACATCTGGGATCGTTTACGGGCATTGGTGAATGTTTTGAAACTCCTTTCAGAGCAAACCCCCACCCCCACGAGCAACAGAAGAAGAAATGACTAA
- the LOC132041198 gene encoding ubiquitin-conjugating enzyme E2 32 isoform X2, producing MCCTFCFSEIQKLTFDQYKPSDDFMSLPLEENIFEWQFAIRGPGDSEFEGGIYHGRIQLPAEYPFKPPSFMLLTPNGRFETQTKICLSISNHHPEHWQPSWSVRTALVALIAFMPTSPNGALGSLDYTKEERRALAIKSRETAPRYGTPERQKLMDEIHEYMLSKAPPVPQATSSPAPEEQNINREDEVQVSPENPTDEAAEEMRPNPPVADTTTEERRELALDADPVQAPIEAPAVRPTEHRILHTPQQSVPRQADDRIFTWAAVGLTIAILALLLKKFMKANGHGAVFMDES from the exons ATGTGTTGCACTTTTTGCTTTTCCGAGATTCAAAAATTGACGTTTGATCAATATAAGCCTTCTGATGATTTTATGAGCCTTCCTCTCGAG GAGAACATATTTGAATGGCAATTTGCAATCAGGGGTCCAGGAGACTCTGAGTTTGAAGGGGGGATTTATCATGGACGAATCCAGTTGCCTGCTGAATATCCTTTCAAGCCTCCTTCTTTCATGCTTTTGACT CCTAATGGACGTTTTGAAACCCAAACCAAGATATGTTTGAGTATTTCTAATCATCATCCTGAGCACTGGCAACCATCATGGAGTG TTCGGACCGCACTGGTAGCTCTGATCGCATTTATGCCTACCAGCCCAAATGGTGCCCTTGGATCCCTAGACTATACGAAGGAAGAAAGGCGTGCTTTAGCTATTAAATCTCGTGAAACGGCTCCAAGGTATGGGACTCCTGAGCGCCAGAAGCTGATGGACGAG ATACATGAATACATGCTAAGCaaagcacccccagttcctcaaGCTACTTCGTCACCAGCTCCTGAAGAACAGAATATTAACAGAGAGGACGAGGTCCAAGTGAGTCCAGAGAACCCTACCGACGAGGCTGCTGAAGAAATGCGTCCTAATCCACCTGTTGCTGACACAACTACTGAAGAGAGACGTGAATTGGCTTTAGATGCTGATCCTGTACAGGCACCTATAGAGGCCCCTGCTGTACGGCCCACTGAGCATCGGATATTGCATACACCTCAACAGAGTGTTCCGAGACAAGCTGATGACCGTATATTCACATGGGCAGCAGTTGGACTTACAATTGCTATACTTGCACTTCTGttaaagaaattcatgaaagctaATGGCCACGGTGCTGTCTTCATGGATGAATCCTAA
- the LOC132041197 gene encoding UPF0481 protein At3g47200-like: protein MLLMSQGKMMEEDISYTNAKTEDHVLLDIVQEEEDLVQSIGEKMKNISSVHRINKVRQELKKGSEHDYSPKLVSIGPFHHGVATLNDMEEHKWCYLNTLVSRKPINTQTILENCVKTLRNLEDKARKCYGENTIDQMGSNEFVQMMLLDSCFIIELFIKFAIKGFRRRDDIFFSNYETFIRLRCDLILLENQIPFLVLHQMFHLVPIPKGCTYSLIQLALLFFRKLIPGEGLVTTERFGPEVHHLLDLVHQCYLPTSAQIHSSEVQKHTHHVLHLHHVGIKFKKAISDSVMNIRFTKDGVLEIPPLKIYNYSEILFKNMVAMELCGTSRSGPKHVVSYVYLMKSLVRSANDASYFTQREILDSSLSNDKEILELFTRLHVDFDVEDFYYSGLCDKVNKYKKETKWTLCCQKISHVLKKTSKGITG, encoded by the coding sequence ATGCTACTCATGTCTCAAGGAAAGATGATGGAAGAAGATATATCCTACACAAATGCGAAAACCGAAGATCATGTATTACTCGATATCgtgcaagaagaagaagatcttGTACAATCAATTGgtgagaagatgaaaaatatctCAAGTGTTCATCGTATCAACAAAGTTCGTCAAGAACTTAAAAAGGGAAGTGAACATGATTACTCTCCTAAGTTAGTCTCAATAGGTCCTTTCCACCATGGAGTTGCCACCCTTAACGACATGGAGGAACATAAGTGGTGTTATCTCAACACACTTGTTAGTCGAAAACCAATAAACACACAAACCATTTTAGAGAATTGTGTGAAAACACTTAGAAATTTAGAGGACAAAGCTAGGAAATGCTATGGAGAGAACACAATAGATCAAATGGGAAGTAATGAATTTGTCCAAATGATGTTACTTGATAGTTGTTTTATCATTGAGCTCTTTATTAAGTTTGCTATAAAGGGTTTTCGACGTAGAGATGACATATTCTTTAGCAATTACGAGACGTTTATTCGTCTTAGATGTGACTTGATACTACTCGAAAACCAAATCCCATTTCTTGTTCTTCACCAAATGTTTCACTTAGTTCCAATTCCTAAAGGATGTACTTACTCCCTTATTCAACTTGCCTTACtcttttttagaaaattgaTTCCAGGAGAAGGACTTGTAACTACAGAGAGATTTGGTCCTGAAGTTCACCATTTATTGGATTTAGTTCACCAATGTTATCTCCCAACAAGTGCTCAAATTCACTCAAGTGAGGTACAAAAACATACGCACCATGTACTACATCTTCATCATGTAGGGATCAAGTTCAAGAAGGCAATAAGTGACAGCGTTATGAATATAAGATTTACCAAAGATGGAGTCTTGGAGATTCCACCATTGAAAATATACAATTACTCTGAGATTTTGTTCAAAAATATGGTGGCAATGGAGCTGTGTGGTACCAGTAGAAGTGGCCCGAAGCATGTCGTGTCTTACGTTTACCTCATGAAAAGTCTTGTAAGGTCTGCAAATGATGCAAGCTATTTTACACAAAGGGAAATTTTGGACAGCAGTTTGTCTAATGATAAAGAGATTTTGGAACTGTTCACAAGGCTTCATGTGGATTTTGATGTCGAGGATTTCTATTATAGTGGACTTTGTGATAAAGTTAATAAATACAAGAAGGAAACTAAGTGGACACTATGCTGCCAGAAAATTAGCCATGTACTTAAGAAGACTTCCAAAGGAATTACAGGCTAA